In the genome of Populus trichocarpa isolate Nisqually-1 chromosome 6, P.trichocarpa_v4.1, whole genome shotgun sequence, one region contains:
- the LOC7470700 gene encoding GATA transcription factor 21, with the protein MTPAYLNPASSSFPFVDLREEQNLQLFLSPHQAATSLSGPTNFFNTSAHDHQRETKPGESRQHDNQEVDMYNISHGGSSSSFQPEVNDHNYNSNFHNLSSSKMEDGAEESGESSVKWMPSKMRLMQKMTNSNCSETDHMPMKFMLKFHNQQYQNNEINSSSNSNSNIRVCSDCNTTSTPLWRSGPRGPKSLCNACGIRQRKARRAMAAAAAAANGTVIAIEASSSTRSTKVNNKVKKSRTNHVSQNKKLSKPPESSLQSQKKLCFKNLALSLSKNPALQQVLPHDVEEAAILLMELSCGFIHS; encoded by the exons ATGACTCCAGCCTATCTGAATCCAGCATCCTCTTCTTTCCCTTTTGTGGATCTAAGAGAAGAGCAAAACCTGCAGCTCTTTCTGTCACCACATCAAGCTGCCACTTCTCTCTCAGGTCCTACTAATTTCTTTAACACAAGTGCTCATGATCATCAAAGAGAAACCAAACCTGGAGAGTCGCGCCAGCACGATAATCAGGAG GTTGACATGTACAACATATCACATGGCGGATCAAGCTCTTCTTTTCAACCTGAGGTGAATGATCACAATTATAATAGCAATTTCCATAACTTATCCTCATCTAAAATGGAGGATGGAGCTGAAGAAAGTGGTGAAAGTTCAGTCAAATGGATGCCCTCGAAGATGAGGCTGATGCAAAAAATGACCAACTCGAATTGCTCAGAAACTGATCATATGCCAATGAAATTTATGCTCAAGTTTCACAATCAGCAATATCAGAATAACGAGATCAACTCCtccagcaacagcaacagcaataTTAGAGTCTGCTCGGATTGTAACACTACCTCAACCCCACTTTGGAGGAGCGGTCCGCGCGGCCctaag tcACTTTGCAATGCCTGCGGGATTCGGCAAAGGAAGGCCAGACGGGCTATGGCAGCAGCCGCAGCGGCTGCAAATGGCACAGTTATTGCCATCGAGGCATCGTCATCTACGAGGAGCACTAAGGTAAACAACAAGGTAAAGAAATCGAGGACGAACCATGTTTCGCAAAACAAGAAACTGAGCAAGCCTCCTGAATCATCTCTTCAGAGTCAAAAGAAGCTTTGTTTCAAAAATCTCGCATTAAGTTTGAGCAAAAATCCAGCCTTACAACAAGTGCTTCCGCATGATGTGGAAGAAGCTGCAATCCTTCTAATGGAACTATCTTGTGGCTTTATTCACAGCTGA
- the LOC7470701 gene encoding glycine dehydrogenase (decarboxylating), mitochondrial, with the protein MERARRLANRAILKRLVNESKQSHKQARNDSSLLNSSSPVSYTPSRYVSSLSSFGSRSPRSGLLPGTKNIVSHNVPAGSYGIGSQIRSISVESLKPSDTFPRRHNSATPEEQTKMAELCGFDTLDSLIDATVPKSIRLDSMKFSKFDGGLTESQMIEHMNYLASKNKVFKSYIGMGYYNTHVPPVILRNIMENPAWYTQYTPYQAEISQGRLESLLNYQTMITDLTGLPMSNASLLDEGTAAAEAMAMCNNIQKGKKKTFIIANNCHPQTIDICDTRAGGFDLKVVTADLKDIDYKSGDVCGVLVQYPGTEGEVLDYGEFIKNAHAHGVKVVMASDLLALTMLKPPGELGADIVVGSAQRFGVPMGYGGPHAAFLATSQEYKRMMPGRIIGVSVDSSGKPALRMAMQTREQHIRRDKATSNICTAQALLANMAAMYAVYHGPEGLKTIAQRVHGLAGAFTVGLKKLGTVEVQGLPFFDTVKVKCADAHAIADAAYKSEINLRVVDAKTITVSFDETTTLEDVDKLFKVFSGGKPVPFTAASLAPEVQNVIPSGLTRESPYLTHPIFNTYHTEHELLRYMHRLQSKDLSLCHSMIPLGSCTMKLNATSEMMPVTLPNFTDMHPFAPTEQSQGYQEMFDDLGDLLCTITGFDSFSFQPNAGAAGEYAGLMVIRAYHKARGDHHRNVCIIPVSAHGTNPASAAMCGMKIVAVGTDAKGNINVEELRKAAEDNRDNLSALMVTYPSTHGVYEEGIDEICKIIHDNGGQVYMDGANMNAQVGLTSPGFIGADVCHLNLHKTFCIPHGGGGPGMGPIGVQKHLAPYLPSHPVVPTGGIPAPDQSQPLGTISAAPWGSALILPISYTYIAMMGSKGLTDASKIAILNANYMAKRLENYYPILFRGVNGTVAHEFIVDLRGVKNTAGIEPEDVAKRLMDYGFHAPTMSWPVPGTLMIEPTESESKAELDRFCDALISIREEIAEIEKGKADIHNNVLKGAPHPPSLLMGDAWTKPYSREYAAFPASWLRVAKFWPSTGRVDNVYGDRNLTCTLLSVSQVVEEQAAATA; encoded by the exons ATGGAACGTGCAAGGAGGCTAGCTAACCGTGCAATCTTGAAAAGGCTGGTTAATGAATCAAAGCAAAGTCACAAGCAGGCGAGAAATGATTCATCTTTGTTAAACTCTTCATCTCCTGTATCATACACACCTTCAAGGTATGTTTCCTCATTGTCATCATTTGGTTCTAGGAGTCCTAGATCAGGTCTATTGCCAGGAACCAAAAATATTGTATCCCATAATGTTCCTGCTGGTTCTTATGGCATTGGGTCACAGATAAGATCCATTTCTGTTGAATCTTTGAAACCAAGTGACACTTTCCCTCGCCGCCATAACTCAGCCACCCCAGAAGAACAAACCAAAATGGCTGAGTTATGTGGCTTTGATACTCTTGATTCATTGATAGATGCAACTGTGCCTAAATCTATCAGACTTGATTCTATGAAGTTCTCAAAGTTTGATGGAGGGTTAACCGAGAGCCAAATGATTGAACATATGAATTATCTGGCATCAAAGAATAAGGTTTTTAAGTCCTATATTGGGATGGGATATTATAACACTCATGTTCCACCTGTGATTTTGAGGAATATAATGGAGAATCCGGCTTGGTATACCCAGTACACACCGTACCAAGCTGAGATATCTCAGGGTAGATTGGAGTCTTTGCTCAATTACCAAACCATGATCACGGATCTTACTGGATTGCCTATGTCAAATGCTTCATTGCTTGATGAAGGGACTGCTGCTGCAGAGGCAATGGCCATGTGTAATAACAttcaaaagggaaagaaaaagacttTTATTATTGCTAATAATTGTCACCCTCAAACTATTGATATTTGTGATACTAGAGCCGGAGGTTTTGATCTTAAGGTAGTTACCGCAGATCTTAAGGACATTGATTATAAATCTGGGGATGTTTGTGGGGTCTTAGTTCAGTATCCCGGGACTGAAGGTGAAGTTTTGGATTATGGAGAGTTTATAAAGAATGCTCATGCTCATGGAGTTAAGGTTGTTATGGCATCGGATTTGTTGGCATTGACGATGTTGAAGCCTCCTGGTGAACTGGGTGCGGATATTGTTGTTGGTTCAGCTCAGAGGTTTGGTGTTCCAATGGGGTATGGTGGTCCTCATGCTGCGTTTTTGGCAACCTCACAAGAGTACAAGAGGATGATGCCTGGTAGAATTATTGGTGTTAGTGTTGATTCTTCAGGAAAGCCTGCTCTGCGCATGGCGATGCAAACTAGGGAGCAGCATATTCGCAGGGACAAGGCTACCAGCAACATCTGTACTGCTCAA GCATTGCTTGCAAACATGGCTGCTATGTATGCTGTCTATCATGGACCTGAAGGCCTTAAAACCATCGCCCAAAGGGTCCATGGTCTTGCTGGAGCATTCACAGTTGGACTGAAGAAACTTGGGACAGTTGAAGTCCAGGGCCTTCCCTTCTTTGACACTGTGAAGGTTAAGTGTGCTGATGCACATGCAATTGCTGATGCTGCTTACAAAAGCGAGATAAATTTGAGAGTTGTAGATGCAAAAACC ATTACTGTTTCTTTTGATGAAACAACCACCTTAGAGGATGTCGATaaacttttcaaagttttttctGGTGGAAAGCCT GTCCCTTTCACAGCTGCATCTCTGGCACCAGAGGTTCAGAATGTGATCCCATCTGGTCTAACAAGGGAGAGCCCATATCTGACCCATCCAATCTTTAACAC GTACCATACCGAGCATGAGCTGCTCAGATACATGCATAGGCTGCAATCAAAAGATCTTTCTTTGTGTCACAGTATGATTCCACTGGGGTCTTGTACAATGAAATTGAATGCTACAAGTGAAATGATGCCAGTGACATTGCCTAATTTCACTGATATGCACCCTTTTGCTCCTACTGAACAGTCTCAAGGTTACCAG GAAATGTTCGATGATTTGGGTGATCTATTGTGTACGATTACTGGGTTTGACTCTTTCTCATTCCAACCAAATGCTGGTGCTGCTGGAGAGTATGCTGGGCTTATGGTTATTCGTGCATATCATAAG GCAAGAGGAGATCATCATCGAAATGTGTGCATCATACCTGTTTCAGCACATGGAACGAATCCTGCGAGTGCTGCCATGTGTGGAATGAAGATTGTTGCTGTTGGAACTGATGCCAAGGGAAACATCAATGTTGAAGAGCTAAGGAAGGCTGCTGAAGACAATAGGGACAACCTATCAGCACTTATG GTTACATATCCCTCAACTCACGGGGTCTATGAAGAAGGAATCGATGAGATATGTAAGATAATTCATGACAATGGTGGTCAAGTATACATGGATGGGGCTAACATGAATGCTCAG GTTGGTCTCACAAGCCCGGGTTTTATTGGAGCTGATGTTTGCCATCTCAATCTCCACAAAACATTTTGCATTCCGCATGGAGGTGGTGGTCCTGGCATGGGTCCTATTGGTGTGCAGAAGCACTTGGCACCATATCTTCCTTCACATCCTGTG GTGCCTACAGGTGGTATTCCAGCCCCTGACCAGTCTCAACCTCTTGGCACCATTTCAGCTGCGCCTTGGGGCTCTGCACTTATCTTGCCAATATCATACACGTACATAGCGATGATGGGTTCGAAGGGGTTAACTGATGCTTCAAAGATAGCTATACTGAATGCAAACTACATGGCAAAGCGATTGGAG AATTACTATCCCATTCTTTTCCGTGGTGTCAACGGAACAGTTGCCCATGAATTCATTGTGGACTTGAGAGGCGTTAAG AACACCGCTGGAATTGAGCCTGAAGATGTTGCCAAGCGTCTTATGGACTATGGATTTCATGCACCTACAATGTCATGGCCAGTTCCTGGAACACTTATGATTGAACCCACTGAGAGTGAAAGCAAG GCAGAGTTAGACAGGTTCTGTGATGCGCTTATCTCCATTAGGGAAGAAATTGCAGAGATTGAGAAAGGCAAAGCTGATATCCACAACAATGTCCTCAAG GGAGCTCCTCATCCACCATCTTTGCTTATGGGAGATGCATGGACAAAACCATATTCTCGGGAATATGCAGCCTTCCCTGCTTCTTGGCTTCGTGTTGCCAAGTTCTGGCCTAGTACAG GTCGTGTCGACAATGTCTATGGTGACCGCAACCTCACCTGCACCCTTCTCTCAGTATCACAGGTTGTTGAAGAACAGGCTGCAGCTACTGCTTAA